The following are from one region of the Betta splendens chromosome 15, fBetSpl5.4, whole genome shotgun sequence genome:
- the mettl18 gene encoding histidine protein methyltransferase 1 homolog, with amino-acid sequence MSFCFNFNVAAQTSNPGDVVGNELENGKKHISAKPTENTTKPAEPVKEAKKHLPPSDPQFLLMDAVFETVTIGSLPPLHFLNETVFEKTASEREDEEKILSRTAEQKSDLISGVYEGGLKVWECTYDLLELIEKHGETFRGKAVLDLGCGAGLLGILALKRGARQVHFQDYNSTVIEQLTVPNVILNCQEDDEVAGRDDKEGRGGGKTQEEGGCDKTLIEKKEVKDSDPPCKKRATDLSHHPLVAKCSFFSGDWSTFLALLLKTVSPPKYDIILTSETIYNTAYYAVLHDTLHELLAPGGLVYLATKSHYFGVGGGLHLFETFVEQRGVFSVDHLWDGEEGLQRHVVAMRFKTASSS; translated from the exons ATGTCGTTTTGTTTTAACTTTAACGTTGCAGCACAAACATCGAACCCGGGTGACGTCGTTGGAAATGAAttggaaaatggaaagaaaCATATTTCTGCTAAACCC ACTGAAAACACAACGAAACCAGCAGAGCCAGTAAAGGAGGCCAAAAAACACCTTCCGCCATCGGACCCACAGTTCCTCCTTATGGATGCTGTGTTTGAAACGGTTACCATTGGaagtcttcctcctcttcacttCCTCAACGAGACAGTTTTTGAAAAGACGGCCtcggagagagaggacgaggagaaaaTTCTCTCCCGCACCGCAGAGCAGAAGTCTGATCTCATCTCTGGTGTTTACGAGGGAGGGCTGAAGGTGTGGGAGTGTACTTATGACCTTCTGGAACTGATTGAGAAACACGGAGAGACGTTCAGAGGGAAGGCAGTTTTAGATTTGGGCTGTGGTGCAGGACTGCTGGGGATACTGGCACTGAAGAGGGGAGCCAGACAGGTCCATTTCCAAGATTATAACAGTACTGTTATTGAACAGCTCACTGTGCCAAATGTAATACTAAACTGCCAAGAGGACGATGAAGTAGCTGGTAGAGATGACAAAGAAGGCAGGGGAGGGGggaaaacacaggaggaagGTGGTTGTGATAAGACGCTGATAGAGAAAAAGGAGGTAAAGGATAGCGACCCGCCTTGTAAAAAACGAGCCACAGACCTATCCCATCACCCACTGGTAGCCAAGTGTTCCTTTTTCTCTGGTGACTGGAGTACGTTTCTTGCTTTGCTCTTGAAGACTGTTTCACCTCCCAAGTATGATATTATATTAACCTCAGAGACAATCTACAACACTGCGTACTACGCTGTGCTACATGACACACTCCACGAACTGCTGGCACCAGGCGGACTCGTCTACCTCGCCACCAAATCTCATTATTTTGGAGTGGGTGGTGGACTGCACCTGTTTGAGACTTTTGTGGAGCAGAGGGGGGTTTTCTCTGTGGATCACCTGTGGGATGGCGAAGAAGGACTTCAGAGGCATGTTGTAGCCATGCGCTTTAAAACTGCAAGTAGCTCTTGA
- the sufu gene encoding suppressor of fused homolog isoform X2, which translates to MGDVRPTSGAPAHGLVPLFPPGLQAIYGECRRLYPEQANPLQVTAIVKYWLGGPDPLDYISMYRNMGCSAQDIQEHWHYVSFGLSDLYGDNRVHEFTGPDGASGFGFELTFRLKREAGETAPPTWPAELMQGLARYVFQSENTFCSGDHISWHNPLDNSESRIQHMLLTEDPQIQPIHTPFGSVSFLQIVGVCTEELQAAQQWNGQGILELMRGVKVAGGPWLITDMRRGETIFDIDPHLQERVDQGIETEGSNLSGVSAKCVWDDLSRPPEDEEDSRSICIGSQPRRLSDKDTEQIRETLRKGLEFNSKTALPPINSQKQNHERPQSRKDSLESESSAAIVPHELVRTRQLESVHLKFNQESGTLLPLCLRGRLLHGRHFTYKSIHGDTAITFVSTGVEGAFATEEHPYAAHGPWLQILLTEEFVEQMLGDLQELNTREETKLPKEYSWPEKKLKISVLPDSVFDNPLQ; encoded by the exons ATGGGTGATGTACGGCCTACCAGTGGAGCTCCAGCCCATGGGCTGGTGCCGCTGTTTCCTCCCGGACTGCAGGCTATCTACGGGGAATGTCGGCGACTTTATCCCGAGCAGGCCAACCCGCTTCAAGTTACAGCCATTGTTAAGTACTG GTTAGGAGGACCAGACCCATTAGACTACATCAGTATGTATAGAAATATGGGCTGCTCAGCCCAGGACATCCAGGAGCACTGGCACTATGTCAGCTTTGGACTGAGTGATCTGTATGGAGATAACAGAGTTCATGA GTTTACAGGCCCAGATGGAGCCAGTGGGTTTGGCTTTGAACTCACCTTTAGACTCAAAAGAGAAGCGGGAGAGACAGCACCACCAACCTGGCCAGCTGAACTCATGCAGGGCTTGGCTCGCTATGTTTTCCAGTCag aaaacacattttgcaGCGGAGATCATATATCGTGGCACAATCCATTAGACAACAGCGAATCTCGTATCCAGCACATGTTGCTCACAGAGGACCCACAGATACAACCGATTCACACGCCTTTTGGTTCCGTAAGCTTTCTCCAG ATTGTGGGCGTTTGTACAGAGGAGCTTCAGGCAGCCCAACAGTGGAATGGTCAAGGCATCTTGGAGCTGATGCGTGGAGTTAAAGT AGCTGGAGGCCCCTGGCTAATCACAGacatgaggagaggagagaccaTTTTTGACATCGACCCACACCTACAA GAGAGAGTGGATCAGGGTATTGAGACAGAAGGCTCTAACCTGAGCGGGGTCAGTGCCAAGTGTGTGTGGGATGATCTGAGTCGACCgccagaggatgaggaggacagcAGATCCATCTGTATAGGATCACAGCCACGTAGGCTCTCAGACAAAG ATACTGAGCAGATCAGGGAAACCTTGAGAAAAGGGTTGGAATTTAACAGCAAGACAGCACTACCACCCATCAACAGCCAAAAGCAGAACCACGAGAGGCCTCA GAGTCGGAAGGACAGTTTGGAGAGTGAGAGCTCAGCAGCCATTGTTCCTCATGAGTTGGTTCGAACGCGTCAGTTGGAGAGCGTCCATCTGAAATTCAACCAAGAGTCAGGCACACTACTGCCCCTCTGTCTGCG AGGCCGGTTGCTTCATGGGAGACACTTCACTTATAAAAGTATCCATGGGGATACAGCCATTACATTTGTATCCACAGGGGTTGAAGGCGCTTTTGCCACTGAGGAGCATCCATATGCAGCACACGGACCCTGGCTCCAG ATACTGTTGACTGAGGAGTTTGTCGAACAAATGCTTGGGGATTTACAGGAACTCAACACGCGTGAGGAG ACCAAGTTACCAAAGGAGTACAGTTGGCcagagaagaagctgaagatCTCGGTCCTACCAgactctgtgtttgacaatCCACTCCAGTGA
- the sufu gene encoding suppressor of fused homolog isoform X1, with protein MGDVRPTSGAPAHGLVPLFPPGLQAIYGECRRLYPEQANPLQVTAIVKYWLGGPDPLDYISMYRNMGCSAQDIQEHWHYVSFGLSDLYGDNRVHEFTGPDGASGFGFELTFRLKREAGETAPPTWPAELMQGLARYVFQSENTFCSGDHISWHNPLDNSESRIQHMLLTEDPQIQPIHTPFGSVSFLQIVGVCTEELQAAQQWNGQGILELMRGVKVAGGPWLITDMRRGETIFDIDPHLQQERVDQGIETEGSNLSGVSAKCVWDDLSRPPEDEEDSRSICIGSQPRRLSDKDTEQIRETLRKGLEFNSKTALPPINSQKQNHERPQSRKDSLESESSAAIVPHELVRTRQLESVHLKFNQESGTLLPLCLRGRLLHGRHFTYKSIHGDTAITFVSTGVEGAFATEEHPYAAHGPWLQILLTEEFVEQMLGDLQELNTREETKLPKEYSWPEKKLKISVLPDSVFDNPLQ; from the exons ATGGGTGATGTACGGCCTACCAGTGGAGCTCCAGCCCATGGGCTGGTGCCGCTGTTTCCTCCCGGACTGCAGGCTATCTACGGGGAATGTCGGCGACTTTATCCCGAGCAGGCCAACCCGCTTCAAGTTACAGCCATTGTTAAGTACTG GTTAGGAGGACCAGACCCATTAGACTACATCAGTATGTATAGAAATATGGGCTGCTCAGCCCAGGACATCCAGGAGCACTGGCACTATGTCAGCTTTGGACTGAGTGATCTGTATGGAGATAACAGAGTTCATGA GTTTACAGGCCCAGATGGAGCCAGTGGGTTTGGCTTTGAACTCACCTTTAGACTCAAAAGAGAAGCGGGAGAGACAGCACCACCAACCTGGCCAGCTGAACTCATGCAGGGCTTGGCTCGCTATGTTTTCCAGTCag aaaacacattttgcaGCGGAGATCATATATCGTGGCACAATCCATTAGACAACAGCGAATCTCGTATCCAGCACATGTTGCTCACAGAGGACCCACAGATACAACCGATTCACACGCCTTTTGGTTCCGTAAGCTTTCTCCAG ATTGTGGGCGTTTGTACAGAGGAGCTTCAGGCAGCCCAACAGTGGAATGGTCAAGGCATCTTGGAGCTGATGCGTGGAGTTAAAGT AGCTGGAGGCCCCTGGCTAATCACAGacatgaggagaggagagaccaTTTTTGACATCGACCCACACCTACAA CAGGAGAGAGTGGATCAGGGTATTGAGACAGAAGGCTCTAACCTGAGCGGGGTCAGTGCCAAGTGTGTGTGGGATGATCTGAGTCGACCgccagaggatgaggaggacagcAGATCCATCTGTATAGGATCACAGCCACGTAGGCTCTCAGACAAAG ATACTGAGCAGATCAGGGAAACCTTGAGAAAAGGGTTGGAATTTAACAGCAAGACAGCACTACCACCCATCAACAGCCAAAAGCAGAACCACGAGAGGCCTCA GAGTCGGAAGGACAGTTTGGAGAGTGAGAGCTCAGCAGCCATTGTTCCTCATGAGTTGGTTCGAACGCGTCAGTTGGAGAGCGTCCATCTGAAATTCAACCAAGAGTCAGGCACACTACTGCCCCTCTGTCTGCG AGGCCGGTTGCTTCATGGGAGACACTTCACTTATAAAAGTATCCATGGGGATACAGCCATTACATTTGTATCCACAGGGGTTGAAGGCGCTTTTGCCACTGAGGAGCATCCATATGCAGCACACGGACCCTGGCTCCAG ATACTGTTGACTGAGGAGTTTGTCGAACAAATGCTTGGGGATTTACAGGAACTCAACACGCGTGAGGAG ACCAAGTTACCAAAGGAGTACAGTTGGCcagagaagaagctgaagatCTCGGTCCTACCAgactctgtgtttgacaatCCACTCCAGTGA